ACCTCGTAGCGGGTGAAAAGATTCCGTTCGGCGAACATGAACTCGAGGTTTTGCTGACTCCCGGCCATTCTCCGGGCAGTGTTTCTTTCTACTGCGCCGACCAGCTATTCGTGATTGGCGGCGATGTCCTCTTTTACCAGAGTATAGGCCGTACAGACCTTCCCGGTGGTAACCACGCAACTTTGCTGCGCAGCATCCGTGACCAACTATTCGTGTTACCGGATGATGTCAGGGTATTTCCCGGCCACGGACCAGCAACCAGCATCGGCTTTGAAAAGAAAACGAATCCATTTTTAGTGTGATCCTTTCAGAAAATTTACGGATTTTGGAATTTTGAGATTTCGGGGTTTTGTTTCCAAACGATACTGCATTTGGAAACAAAACCCCGAAATCTCAAAATCCGTAAATCCGTAAATTTTATTTTATGTACTTCCCTATGTACGGCAGCCGCGCAAATTCTTTCTTCTCCATCCGGAAAATAAACCAGGCATAAGCCAGGAATAAGCCGGTAGCTACTGCGAGGGAAGACGGTTTGAGGGCATAGATGTCTTGTGGCGACAGCACCCTGACATTGAGCCAGTTGAATAAAAGATAGATCAGTACTGCCAGCCCCACATAGGTAATGAGTTTGGGAAGATGATATGGGATGGGATAATGTTTTTGTCCCCATACATAACAGATCACCATTTGTACAAAATAACATACCATGGTGGCCAGTGCAGCGCCGTAGTAACCCATTAGAGGAATCCACCAGTAATTGAGCCCGAAAGCCAGCACAGCTGTGATGATCGTGATGACGGCGCCTGTTTTGGTGCGATCCGTTAGCTTAAACCAGATGGTCAGGTTATAGTAGATGCCCAGGAACATGTTGGCCAGCAACAGTACCGGTACAATACGCATCCCCTGGTAATAGAAGGGTACGCGGAGGAATATCTTCCATATATTCAGGTACAGGCTTACAAAAAGGAACATGAAACATAGCATGATCACAAAAAGCTTCATGATCCGGGCGTACATCTTCTGCGGATTCCCGCTTTCGGCCTGTTTAAAAAAGAAAGGTTCGGCCCCTAACCGGAACGCCTGTATGAACATGGTAATCAGGATGGCCAGTTTATAGTTGGCACTATACAGTGCGATCACCTCCTTTTTGGCTTCCATATCGTTGCCGGGAAGGAACTGGGGTAAAAACCAGGCCCTGTCAAAGGTTTCATTGACCATACCGGCCATGCCCACTATAATCAGCGGCAGGGCATAGTGTACCATCTTTTTCCACAGGACGGTATCAAACTTCCATTCAATGGCCCCGATCTGCGGGAGGAACAGCACCAGGGTAAAGGCGCTGCCCAGCATATTGCTCAGGTATATGTAGCCCGTCTGGTCGCTGCCGTTCTGTAAATCGGGCAACCAGTGATGACCGGCTGCATACAGCTTGGGACAGATCACCAGGAAAAAGACGTTGAAGAATATCGTGGTCAGGATGCCCGCTACCCGGATGGCGGCATAGCGTACCGGTCGGCCTTCCAGCCTGAGCTGGGCAAAGGGGATGGCGGTCAGTGCATCAAAAGCCATCAGCAGGATCACATAAGTATAAAATGTAGGATGCCCGTTCAACCCCGCCAGTTCCCCGGCATAGGAATTAATGACCGGCTGTTTTAATAATAATAGCAGAATGGTAATAGAAATAGTGGAAAACAACAGCGAGATGGTGGAAGTACCCAGCACATGCGCCTTGTTCTCCTTCTTCGCAAACCGGAAGAAAGCAGTTTCCATACCATAGGTCAGCACAATATTGGCAAAAGGGATATAGGCATATACGTTAGACATCTCCCCAAAAGATGCCCGCGTAAGAATACCCAGATAAAAAGGCGTAAGGAAATAATTGAGCAACTTGCTCACTATATTACTTAAACCGTAGTAAACTGTTTGTCCTGCCAGTTGTTTGATGCTCAATAGCGTATATTTTAGCTGTATGCTGTGTTACTGTATATTTTAATGCAAATTAAACCAAAGACCAGGATTATAGGATGATAAGATTTAAAAGGATGGGTGTTTTGTTGTTTGATTTAAAAAACGAGCTGCGATAGCAGTTGTTGGTGATCATTACAAACAACAAAACACCCATCCTTTTAAATCCTGTTAATCCATTAATCCTGGTCTCCGGTTTTGTTTCTTCTCGGATAGCCGTTTTTTAAACTGGATCCGCTTTTCTACCATCGCTTTGGAAGGTTTGGTAGGTACCCGCTTTTTGCGGGGTATTAATGCTTTATTGATAAGATCATTTACTTTATAGATGACTTCATGTTTGTTGCCCAGCTGTGTGCGGGCTGTTTGCGATTTCACCAGCAGTATTCCTTCCGCATTGATGCGGTTGGAGAGCTTTTCCATCAGCACATTTTTTTGTTCAGGGGTTAACAGTGCAGAGGCCATGATGTTGAAATAGGCTTCCACCATTGTTTCCACCTTATTCACATTTTGTCCGCCGGCGCCGCCGCTGCGGGCTGTGCGGAATGTGAGTTCGGAGGTAACATTGATATTCATTGTATTGTTATTTTTTATAATATTAATAATGCAAATTGGACAGCAATTTATTAAAATCCGGCCAAACCCACACCGATGAACATTTTAATACGGTATAATGACTGTGGTATAAGTCCGGATATCTTTAGGGATTTCATTAATTTTCCGCTGAAAAGATATTTATATGAGAGCAGTTATACAGCGTGTTACCCAGGCATCCGTAACCGTAGACGGCGTTATTACCGGCGAAATTCAGCTGGGGCTGCTGGTATTGCTGGGCATTGAAGATGCAGATACTCCCGAAGACATCAGCTGGTTGAGCAGCAAGATCGTAAACCTGCGCATCTTCAATGACGATGCGGGCGTAATGAATGTATCACTGAAAGATATCCACGGAGAACTGTTACTGGTAAGCCAGTTTACCCTGCACGCTTCTACGAAGAAAGGAAACCGGCCTTCGTATATCCGTGCCAGTAAGCCCGATGTGGCTATTCCCCTTTATGAAAAAATGATTGTACAGCTGGAACATGATATAGGAACAACCATCCAACGGGGGATTTTTGGGGCAGATATGAAAGTGTCTTTACTCAATGATGGGCCGGTGACCATTATTATTGATTCACAAAACAGAGAATAAGGGGCTGCAATGCGCCCAATCTGTTATCTTTAGTATATAAAAATGAATCCATGACCATACAGGAAGCACAGGAAAAGATAGATAACTGGGTTAACACCACCGGGGTGCGGTATTTCAGTGAACTGACCAACATGGCTATTCTCACAGAAGAAGTAGGAGAAGTGGCCCGTGTAATGGCCCGCCGGTATGGTGATCAGTCTGCCAAAGAAAGCGATAAAAAGAGAGAACTGGCAGATGAACTGGCGGATGTAATGTGGGTGGTGCTTTGTATCGCAAATCAAACCGGCATTGATATGACGGTGGCGCTGGAGAAAAATTTTGATAAGAAGAATACCCGCGATGCCAACCGGCACGTCAATAATCCAAAACTAAAATAACCCTTGTCTCCCCAACACTGCAGTAAAAGGCCGGTGCACGCTTTTTGCTTCCTTTGTTTAAAATAACCGCTATGCAAAAAACCGGAAAAGTAAAAATTTACTGGCAGGTGCTGAAGCAGTCCGGCAGCGATTTTATGGATGATAAAGTGCTGAAGCTCAGTGCTGCATTGGCCTACTATACTATCTTTTCAGTGGCGCCTATGCTCATTATTATCATTTTTTTATGTGACCTGTTCCTCGGCAAAGAGGCCATAGAAGGCAGTATTTACGGGCAGATCCAGGGAATGGTAGGCAGTGAGGCCGCAGCGCAGATCCAGGCTATGATCCGCAATGCAACCCTTTCCAACGATATGAACTGGGCCACCATCGTGGGTTTTATAACGCTCATCATTGGCGCCACCGGGGTGTTTGCAGAAATACAGGACTCCATTAACTATATCTGGCGGCTGAAATCAAAACCCAAAAAGAATGGGCTGTTACGGATGCTGCTGAACCGCCTGCTTTCCTTTTCGCTTGTCATAAGTATGGGTTTTATCCTGTTGGTATCACTGGCTATCAACGGTCTGGTAGAGCTTTTTCAGGGACTGCTGGTGCAGCTGATCCCAACAAAAGCCACCACCACCATCATCCTGTATGTGGCAGACCTGGTAGTGCCGTTTACCGTTATCACCATCCTTTTTGCCATCATTTTTAAAGTACTGCCCGATGCGCGTATCAAGTGGAAAGATGTGATGGTGGGCGCTGTTACCACCGCCATCCTGTTTATGCTGGGTAAATTTGCCATCGGATATTATCTCGGCGCCAGCAAAGTTGGCTCCGCATACGGTGCCGCCGGTTCCATTGTCATCATCCTGCTTTGGGTATACTATTCCGCAGCCATCCTGTACTTCGGGGCAGTATTTACCCGCGTATATGTGCAGTACTTCGGAAAAGAAATTTATCCGAATGATTATGCCGTATGGATTAAGCAGATTGAAGTGCCACATGAGGAAATGGAAAAGCCGGAGGAAGGTTAGTATTTGTTAATCATCTCCCTATAAATATAAAAATAATTACAACCATATTTTCAAAATTGGCATTTATCTTTGCGCCACTATGTCTACAGATCAGAATAAATTCCAGGCGATTATATCGCATTGTAAAGAATACGGTTTTGTGTTTCAGTCCAGCGAAATATACGACGGACTTAGTGCTGTATACGACTACGGCCAATACGGCGCCGAGCTGAAGAAAAATATCAAGGACTACTGGTGGAAAAGCATGACCCAGCTGCACGAAGATATCGTGGGGATCGATGCCGCCATCTTTATGCATCCTACCACCTGGAAGGCATCCGGGCACGTGGATAATTTCAGCGATCCCATGATCGATAACAAGGATAGTAATAAACGCTATCGCGTAGATCACCTGATAGAAGGTCATGCCGAAACGCTGTCACCCGAAGCAGGAGAGGCATTGCTCGCACAAATGGACGAGCTGCTGAAAGAAAATGACTTCGCAGGATTGAAAACACTGATAGAAGAAAATAAAATAAAATGTAGTGTAAGCGGCACCGTTAACTGGACAGAAGTACGTCAGTTTAACCTGATGTTTTCTACACAGCTGGGCAGTGTGACCGATGAAGCCAGCGAAATATACCTGCGTCCGGAAACCGCACAGGGTATTTTCGTGAACTTCCTCAACGTGCAGAAAACCGGCAGGATGAAGATCCCCTTTGGTATTGCGCAGATAGGTAAAGCTTTCCGTAATGAAATTGTAGCCCGTCAGTTCATTTTCCGTATGCGTGAATTTGAGCAGATGGAGATGCAGTTTTTTATCCGCCCTGGCACACAGAAAGAGTGGTATGAGAAATGGAAAGAAGAGCGTTTGCAGTGGCACCTGAGCCTCGGTACCGACCCGGCTAAATATCATTTTAAAGATCACATAAAACTGGCGCACTACGCAGATGCTGCCGTAGATATTGAATACGAATTTCCTTTTGGTTTCAAAGAAGTGGAAGGGATCCACTCCCGCACTGATTTTGACCTGAAGCAACACCAGGAATTCAGCAAAAAGAAATTACAGTATTTCGATACCGAAATCAATCAGAACTATGTTCCTTATGTGATAGAAACCTCTATCGGTCTGGATCGTATGTTCCTGCTCACCATCTGCAATGCATATGAAGAACAGGACCTGAGCACACCGGAAAAAGCGGATAGCCGCGTAGTATTAAAATTGCCTGCTAAATTATCTCCCATTAAACTGGCGATATTCCCGCTGACGAAAAAAGATGGTTTGCCGGAACTGGCGAAAGAACTGATGAATGAATGTAAGCCGTTCTTCCACTGTTATTACGAAGAAAAAGATAGTATCGGCAAACGTTACCGCCGCCAGGATGCCATCGGTACGCCTTTCTGCATAACCATTGATCATCAGACCAAAGAAGATGGTACAGTGACCATCCGTCACCGTGATAGCATGGAACAGGAACGTATTCCGTTGTCTGAAGTGAGAAACCTGGTGCTGAATAAAATCGTGTAACTTTTACGGGCTATAGTCGTTCTAAATGCATATCATCTCTTCCTATGCATATGCAAAAATTAGTAATGGCTGTAGCCCTTTTTCTGTGTTGTTCCGCGTTATACGCACAGTTTCCGCGTCACCCTTCCCACCGGGTGAAGAAACCGGTACCCGAATCTCCTCCTGTTTATTATGAACCGAAAATATGGCCGAATGTCGTATATGGAAGCCTGTTAGGTCCTGCCTGCGGCTTTGGTGTCAACTATGATGTGCGCTTTACACAGCGCCGTGTTGGTTGGGGAGCCCGGGTGGGGATTGGATTTGCACCGGAATATGCAGAATCCTGGTCTAAAAGCAGTAGTTGGCCTTTAACGATTCCTTCCCGCAATCCCACAGATACGATCAGGCACCGGGTGTATGTCAATAACAGACCCAGTATTTTTGGCGGTATCAACTATGTTTTGGGGCAGCCGGATGGTCATTGCATGGAGGTGGGGGCCGGCCTCACCTATTTATTTGGTGATTCGCTGTGGTTTGAAGAAGGCGTGAGTGACCACACCCTGCTGGGTTGGCTGTCTATCGGGATGCGCCGTCATTTTATCGATAAACGTTTTATGTTTAAAGTGGCATTCACGCCGATGTTTTCCTCCAATAGGGTAACGCCGAACGGAGAATTGGGATTTGGATATTGCTTTAGCAGATAGTGACTTTATTATCCATAGAGCTCCAGGTGAATATCATGGCGGTCATAGCCCATGGCTACGATCCGTTGTCTGGCTTCATCAATCATGGCTTTCCAGCCACAGAGGAAAAAGTGGGCAGGCCGTTTTTCGGCCTGTAAAATTTCCTCATAGATGCTGTGTACATAACCTTTTTTACCGGTCCAGTTATCTTCCCGGCTGAGGGTAGGAATATAGTGGAAACCCGGTAACTCTGCCATCAGTTGCTGCATTTCGGCAGCATACAGCAGATCCTTTTCATAACGGCAGCCAAAGATCAGGTGTATATTGGGATGCGGAATGTTATGCAGCCGGATGTAATGCGCCATCGCGCGGAAAGGCGCAATGCCCGTACCTGTACAGATAAAGAACAGCTCCTTTTCTAACAGTGCCGGTAGTACGAATACACCCAGTGGGCCGCGTAATTGCAGCTCACTCCCTACTTTTATTTCATTAAAAAGATAGGTACTTCCCGCTCCGCCTTCTAACAGTACGATCACCAGCTCAAATTCATTGCTGCCATCGGGATGAGAGGCAATGGAATAACTGCGCCACCGCTTATTCTTTTTTTCATGGATGGGGAGATCCAGGGTTACAAATTGTCCGGGTTTAAAATCAAACCGTTCCATTTCAGGAATACGGATCCAGAAACGACGCGTGTTATGCGTTTCATCCACCAATTTGGTTACAATACCTGTATGCCATATTTCCTGCATGAAAGTTGAGTTTTGTCCTACTGAATATAATGAAATATTTAGGGATTTTGATATTTTTTGATTTAGTTATTTGAAATGCTGTGGAGATGAAGAAACGTATCCGCTGCATTTCAAATAACTAAATCTCAAAATTCTAAAATCCGTAAATGTTCGTATCTTTGCATCCTTCATGAATTTACAGGCTGTATTACAATTATTTCAACGTGATGCGCGCTTGCAGTCGCTGGTGAAGGGGATTCAATCACCCACCCCACAATACTTTCAGCTTTCTTCCCTCAGTGGGAGTGCAATAAATTTTGTGGCAGTAAGCACCTGGGCGCATGCAGATGCAAACCATCTCTTTATTTTAAACGATAAAGAGGAGGCAGCCTATTTCCATAACGATCTGGAAGAGCTTAGTCAGGCGCTTGATATTTTTTATTTCCCCGACTCATTCAAAAAAACCGGACAGTTCCATGAGCTGAACAGCAGCCACAGCATGCTGCGTACAGAGGCGCTCATGAAACTATCCGCCGATAGCGTCCGCAAAAAAATACTCGTTACCTACCCGGAAGCACTCTGGGAAAAGGTAGCCGGCAGCAAAGCATTCAGCACGAATATGGTGCAGCTGAAAGTAGGCGATATACTAAAAGTAGATCCCCTGCTGGAACAGTTGATCGGCTGGGGATTCCATGCCACTGATTTCGTGTATGAACCCGGACAGTATGCAGTAAGAGGCGGTATCCTGGATATCTACTCTTTTGGAAATGAAAAACCCTACCGGATAGAATTATTTGGGGAAGATATTGATTCCATCAGGTTGTTTGATCCGGAAACACAACTGAGCGAACGTAAGCTCACGCAGGTGACCCTGATCGCCAATATGGATACACATACGGTAGATCATAATAAAACATCGCTGACAGAATTTCTTCCGGCCAATACCATTGTGTGGATCAAAGACCCTGCTTATGTACAGGGCGTGATTGAACAAATGGAGCAACGGCTGGATGACTGGCTGCAAACCGGGCAGAAAGTAAAGGTGGATGAAGACGAAGAAATGGTGTTGCAGGAAGATGATTTTGTGAAGGCCGCACCACTGATGCAGCAACTGCTGCAAAAACATACCATCGTATTTGATGGTAAGAACTGGCTGGAAGAGAAAGGTTATCATCCGCAGACAATCCTTTTTGAAACGGAAGAGCAACCCGTATTTAACAGGCAGTTTGATCTGTTACTCAAAGATCTTGGAAAACACAACAGCAATAAATACAGTCTTTTTATTTTCGCTGATAATCCGCGGCAGCTCGAACGCCTGCGGAGTATCTTCGAAGACCTGAAAGCAGATTTTGTTTTCTTTCCCATACCCGTAGCCATCAGCCACGGTTTCATTGATCACTCCCTGAAGATCGTTTGTTATACAGACCACCAGATTTTCCAGCGTTTCCACAAGTCGAGGGTAAAGCAAGCCTATAACAAGAACAAGGCAATTACCATGAAAACCTTGCGGGAGCTGCAACCGGGCGATTTTGTGACGCATATTGATCATGGTGTAGGGATGTACAGCGGGTTACAGAAAATTGAATCCGGTGGCAAAATGCAGGAAGCGATCCGCATCATTTACAAGAACAACGACCTGTTGTATGTAAATATCAACTCCCTGCATAAGATCAGCAAGTACACCGGCAAGGAAGGTGTAGAGCCCCGTGTAAATAAACTGGGTAGTGATGCCTGGGATAAGCTGAAGGAAAAAGCAAAAACACAGGTAAAAGATATTGCCAAGGACCTGATCAAGCTGTATGCTGTACGTAAAGCGCAGCAAGGGTTTGCGCACACACCTGATACTTATCTGCAAACGGAACTGGAAGCTTCTTTTATTTATGAAGATACCCCCGATCAGAGTAAGGCTACCGCAGATGTGAAACGCGATATGGAAAGCCCTGCCCCGATGGATCGCCTCGTTTGCGGTGATGTGGGCTTCGGTAAAACAGAGGTAGCTATCCGCGCAGCTTTCAAATCTATTGTAGATGGCAAGCAGGCTGCTGTACTGGTACCTACCACCATCCTGGCTTTCCAGCACTTTAAAACATTTTCCGATCGCCTGAAAGATTTCCCCTGTACGGTGGATTATATCAACCGGTTTAAATCTTCCAAAGAAAAAAAGGAAACATTAAAACGACTGGAGGAAGGAAAGATCGATATTATCATTGGCACGCATGCCTTGCTGAGCAAGGATGTTAAGTTTAAAGACCTGGGC
The Chitinophaga sp. MM2321 DNA segment above includes these coding regions:
- a CDS encoding polysaccharide biosynthesis C-terminal domain-containing protein codes for the protein MSIKQLAGQTVYYGLSNIVSKLLNYFLTPFYLGILTRASFGEMSNVYAYIPFANIVLTYGMETAFFRFAKKENKAHVLGTSTISLLFSTISITILLLLLKQPVINSYAGELAGLNGHPTFYTYVILLMAFDALTAIPFAQLRLEGRPVRYAAIRVAGILTTIFFNVFFLVICPKLYAAGHHWLPDLQNGSDQTGYIYLSNMLGSAFTLVLFLPQIGAIEWKFDTVLWKKMVHYALPLIIVGMAGMVNETFDRAWFLPQFLPGNDMEAKKEVIALYSANYKLAILITMFIQAFRLGAEPFFFKQAESGNPQKMYARIMKLFVIMLCFMFLFVSLYLNIWKIFLRVPFYYQGMRIVPVLLLANMFLGIYYNLTIWFKLTDRTKTGAVITIITAVLAFGLNYWWIPLMGYYGAALATMVCYFVQMVICYVWGQKHYPIPYHLPKLITYVGLAVLIYLLFNWLNVRVLSPQDIYALKPSSLAVATGLFLAYAWFIFRMEKKEFARLPYIGKYIK
- the arfB gene encoding alternative ribosome rescue aminoacyl-tRNA hydrolase ArfB: MNINVTSELTFRTARSGGAGGQNVNKVETMVEAYFNIMASALLTPEQKNVLMEKLSNRINAEGILLVKSQTARTQLGNKHEVIYKVNDLINKALIPRKKRVPTKPSKAMVEKRIQFKKRLSEKKQNRRPGLMD
- the dtd gene encoding D-aminoacyl-tRNA deacylase — protein: MRAVIQRVTQASVTVDGVITGEIQLGLLVLLGIEDADTPEDISWLSSKIVNLRIFNDDAGVMNVSLKDIHGELLLVSQFTLHASTKKGNRPSYIRASKPDVAIPLYEKMIVQLEHDIGTTIQRGIFGADMKVSLLNDGPVTIIIDSQNRE
- a CDS encoding nucleotide pyrophosphohydrolase produces the protein MTIQEAQEKIDNWVNTTGVRYFSELTNMAILTEEVGEVARVMARRYGDQSAKESDKKRELADELADVMWVVLCIANQTGIDMTVALEKNFDKKNTRDANRHVNNPKLK
- a CDS encoding YihY/virulence factor BrkB family protein — its product is MQKTGKVKIYWQVLKQSGSDFMDDKVLKLSAALAYYTIFSVAPMLIIIIFLCDLFLGKEAIEGSIYGQIQGMVGSEAAAQIQAMIRNATLSNDMNWATIVGFITLIIGATGVFAEIQDSINYIWRLKSKPKKNGLLRMLLNRLLSFSLVISMGFILLVSLAINGLVELFQGLLVQLIPTKATTTIILYVADLVVPFTVITILFAIIFKVLPDARIKWKDVMVGAVTTAILFMLGKFAIGYYLGASKVGSAYGAAGSIVIILLWVYYSAAILYFGAVFTRVYVQYFGKEIYPNDYAVWIKQIEVPHEEMEKPEEG
- a CDS encoding glycine--tRNA ligase: MSTDQNKFQAIISHCKEYGFVFQSSEIYDGLSAVYDYGQYGAELKKNIKDYWWKSMTQLHEDIVGIDAAIFMHPTTWKASGHVDNFSDPMIDNKDSNKRYRVDHLIEGHAETLSPEAGEALLAQMDELLKENDFAGLKTLIEENKIKCSVSGTVNWTEVRQFNLMFSTQLGSVTDEASEIYLRPETAQGIFVNFLNVQKTGRMKIPFGIAQIGKAFRNEIVARQFIFRMREFEQMEMQFFIRPGTQKEWYEKWKEERLQWHLSLGTDPAKYHFKDHIKLAHYADAAVDIEYEFPFGFKEVEGIHSRTDFDLKQHQEFSKKKLQYFDTEINQNYVPYVIETSIGLDRMFLLTICNAYEEQDLSTPEKADSRVVLKLPAKLSPIKLAIFPLTKKDGLPELAKELMNECKPFFHCYYEEKDSIGKRYRRQDAIGTPFCITIDHQTKEDGTVTIRHRDSMEQERIPLSEVRNLVLNKIV
- a CDS encoding FAD-binding oxidoreductase; this encodes MQEIWHTGIVTKLVDETHNTRRFWIRIPEMERFDFKPGQFVTLDLPIHEKKNKRWRSYSIASHPDGSNEFELVIVLLEGGAGSTYLFNEIKVGSELQLRGPLGVFVLPALLEKELFFICTGTGIAPFRAMAHYIRLHNIPHPNIHLIFGCRYEKDLLYAAEMQQLMAELPGFHYIPTLSREDNWTGKKGYVHSIYEEILQAEKRPAHFFLCGWKAMIDEARQRIVAMGYDRHDIHLELYG
- the mfd gene encoding transcription-repair coupling factor; protein product: MNLQAVLQLFQRDARLQSLVKGIQSPTPQYFQLSSLSGSAINFVAVSTWAHADANHLFILNDKEEAAYFHNDLEELSQALDIFYFPDSFKKTGQFHELNSSHSMLRTEALMKLSADSVRKKILVTYPEALWEKVAGSKAFSTNMVQLKVGDILKVDPLLEQLIGWGFHATDFVYEPGQYAVRGGILDIYSFGNEKPYRIELFGEDIDSIRLFDPETQLSERKLTQVTLIANMDTHTVDHNKTSLTEFLPANTIVWIKDPAYVQGVIEQMEQRLDDWLQTGQKVKVDEDEEMVLQEDDFVKAAPLMQQLLQKHTIVFDGKNWLEEKGYHPQTILFETEEQPVFNRQFDLLLKDLGKHNSNKYSLFIFADNPRQLERLRSIFEDLKADFVFFPIPVAISHGFIDHSLKIVCYTDHQIFQRFHKSRVKQAYNKNKAITMKTLRELQPGDFVTHIDHGVGMYSGLQKIESGGKMQEAIRIIYKNNDLLYVNINSLHKISKYTGKEGVEPRVNKLGSDAWDKLKEKAKTQVKDIAKDLIKLYAVRKAQQGFAHTPDTYLQTELEASFIYEDTPDQSKATADVKRDMESPAPMDRLVCGDVGFGKTEVAIRAAFKSIVDGKQAAVLVPTTILAFQHFKTFSDRLKDFPCTVDYINRFKSSKEKKETLKRLEEGKIDIIIGTHALLSKDVKFKDLGVLVVDEEQKFGVSAKEKLKQIKHNVDTLTLTATPIPRTLQFSLMGARDLSIINTPPPNRQPIETEVQVFNQDLIREAIYYEAERGGQVYFIHNRVKGLGEMAGLIQGLCPDLSIATAHGQLEGHQLEEVVMDFIDRKYDVLVCTNIVESGVDIPNANTIIINNAHHFGLSDLHQLRGRVGRSNKKAFCYLLAPPMSTLPADSRKRLQTLEQHSELGSGFQIAMRDLDIRGAGNLLGGEQSGFMAEIGFDMYQKILDEAIRELKQNEFRDLFKEQLEEKKDFISDCTIDTDLEILIPDTYIESIQERLNLYQELDNITEEGKLMAFGEELADRFGPLPDPVKDLLTMIRCRWMAIQLGFEKMMLKEENLRCYFINNPDSPYFESPTFNHLLTYIQTRTNNAKLKQVGKNFMLVVSRIRNMNDLHDFLKGIVDSRK